One part of the Rutidosis leptorrhynchoides isolate AG116_Rl617_1_P2 chromosome 1, CSIRO_AGI_Rlap_v1, whole genome shotgun sequence genome encodes these proteins:
- the LOC139885561 gene encoding auxin efflux carrier component 2-like isoform X2, producing MITGKDIYDVLAAIVPLYVAMMLAYGSVRWWKIFTPDQCSGINRFVAVFAVPLLSFHFISSNNPYQMNYQFIAADSLQKLVILSSLFVWQCISKNGSLEWMITLFSLSTLPNTLVMGIPLLKAMYGDFSGSLMVQIVVLQSVIWYTLMLFMFEYRGAKLLITEQFPETAGSITSFHVESDVVSLNGREPLQTDAEIGDDGKLHVVVRRSSTASSRSVISSYNKSYNVTGMTPRASNLTGVEIYSVQSSRGPTPRASSFNQSDFYAMFSKAGSPKHGYTNSFGGGDVFSMQSSKGPTPRTSNFEEEMLQIGKKRTGGRSMSGELFNSTNYNNNNKSNGLACSYPPPIPNQTFSLGSTSAAGSDALKKKDVGGGGGSGGGAPPPPSNNKELHMFVWSSTASPVSEGNMKHAVNKAASEFEQKEIDIDEPKLQINGTPFKKLGTDEGENKSHRMPPASVMTRLILIMVWRKLIRNPNTYSSLLGLIWSLVSFRWDIKMPTIVSGSISILSNAGLGMAMFSLGLFMALQPKIIACGQRVATFSMAVRFLTGPAVMAATSIAIGLRGVLLHVAIVQAALPQGIVPFVFAKEYNVHADILSTAVIFGMLVALPITILYYVLLGV from the exons ATGATCACCGGAAAGGACATTTACGATGTTCTTGCAGCCATTGTGCCGCTTTATGTTGCCATGATGCTAGCTTATGGTTCGGTCCGATGGTGGAAAATTTTCACCCCGGACCAGTGCTCTGGCATTAACCGTTTTGTTGCGGTTTTTGCTGTCCCACTTCTTTCTTTTCATTTTATCTCTTCAAATAATCCTTACCAGATGAACTATCAGTTTATTGCAGCTGATTCTCTTCAAAAACTTGTTATATTGTCTTCTTTATTCGTGTGGCAATGTATTAGTAAGAACGGGAGCCTTGAGTGGATGATTACGTTGTTCTCCCTGTCAACGCTTCCAAACACTTTAGTTATGGGCATCCCTTTACTCAAAGCCATGTATGGAGATTTTTCTGGATCCCTTATGGTCCAGATTGTCGTGTTGCAGAGCGTGATCTGGTACACGCTCATGCTTTTTATGTTTGAGTATAGAGGTGCGAAGCTCCTCATAACTGAGCAGTTTCCTGAAACTGCCGGTTCAATCACATCATTCCACGTGGAATCTGACGTCGTCTCTTTAAACGGTCGTGAGCCTTTACAGACTGACGCCGAGATAGGAGACGACGGCAAGCTTCACGTGGTGGTGAGGAGGTCTTCAACCGCCTCATCCCGATCTGTTATATCATCTTATAACAAATCATATAATGTTACCGGTATGACCCCTAGGGCCTCTAACTTGACCGGAGTAGAGATCTACTCTGTTCAGTCTTCTAGAGGCCCCACACCTAGAGCTTCCAGCTTTAACCAATCAGACTTTTACGCCATGTTTAGCAAAGCTGGAAGCCCAAAACACGGCTACACTAATAGTTTTGGTGGTGGGGATGTTTTTTCAATGCAATCCTCAAAGGGACCGACTCCAAGAACATCGAATTTTGAAGAAGAAATGCTACAAATAGGAAAGAAAAGAACAGGAGGAAGGAGTATGAGTGGGGAGCTGTTTAATAGtaccaattacaacaacaacaacaaaagcaaTGGTCTAGCTTGTTCTTATCCACCACCAATTCCAAACCAAACCTTTTCATTAGGCTCTACTAGCGCCGCCGGTAGCGACGCCTTAAAGAAGAAAGACGTTGGTGGAGGTGGTGGTAGTGGCGGTGGCGCACCACCACCACCAAGCAACAATAAAGAGCTTCACATGTTTGTTTGGAGTTCAACTGCTTCTCCTGTATCCGAAGGCAACATGAAACATGCAGTTAACAAGGCTGCTTCTGAGTTTG AACAAAAGGAGATCGATATAGACGAACCAAAGCTACAAATAAACGGGACCCCATTCAAGAAACTAGGCACCGATGAAGGCGAAAACAAGAGCCATCGGATGCCACCGGCTAGTGTCATGACACGGCTCATTCTGATAATGGTTTGGCGAAAACTTATTAGAAACCCAAACACTTATTCGAGTCTCTTGGGTCTCATTTGGTCTCTGGTTTCATTCAG GTGGGACATTAAAATGCCAACTATAGTAAGTGgatcaatatcaatattatcaaACGCGGGACTAGGAATGGCCATGTTCAGTCTAG GGTTATTTATGGCATTGCAACCAAAAATAATAGCATGTGGGCAACGTGTGGCGACATTTTCAATGGCCGTGAGATTCTTAACTGGTCCTGCAGTCATGGCAGCTACATCCATCGCAATTGGTCTTCGCGGTGTTCTTCTTCATGTTGCTATAGTTCAG GCGGCTCTACCACAAGGGATAGTACCGTTTGTTTTCGCAAAGGAGTATAATGTCCACGCTGATATTTTGAGTACTGC GGTTATTTTTGGAATGTTGGTAGCTTTACCGATAACAATACTTTACTATGTGCTGCTTGGAGTGTAA
- the LOC139885561 gene encoding auxin efflux carrier component 2-like isoform X1, with amino-acid sequence MITGKDIYDVLAAIVPLYVAMMLAYGSVRWWKIFTPDQCSGINRFVAVFAVPLLSFHFISSNNPYQMNYQFIAADSLQKLVILSSLFVWQCISKNGSLEWMITLFSLSTLPNTLVMGIPLLKAMYGDFSGSLMVQIVVLQSVIWYTLMLFMFEYRGAKLLITEQFPETAGSITSFHVESDVVSLNGREPLQTDAEIGDDGKLHVVVRRSSTASSRSVISSYNKSYNVTGMTPRASNLTGVEIYSVQSSRGPTPRASSFNQSDFYAMFSKAGSPKHGYTNSFGGGDVFSMQSSKGPTPRTSNFEEEMLQIGKKRTGGRSMSGELFNSTNYNNNNKSNGLACSYPPPIPNQTFSLGSTSAAGSDALKKKDVGGGGGSGGGAPPPPSNNKELHMFVWSSTASPVSEGNMKHAVNKAASEFGAIDPSRAIPTPVNKRLITSVITENLSPMTKTYGEQKEIDIDEPKLQINGTPFKKLGTDEGENKSHRMPPASVMTRLILIMVWRKLIRNPNTYSSLLGLIWSLVSFRWDIKMPTIVSGSISILSNAGLGMAMFSLGLFMALQPKIIACGQRVATFSMAVRFLTGPAVMAATSIAIGLRGVLLHVAIVQAALPQGIVPFVFAKEYNVHADILSTAVIFGMLVALPITILYYVLLGV; translated from the exons ATGATCACCGGAAAGGACATTTACGATGTTCTTGCAGCCATTGTGCCGCTTTATGTTGCCATGATGCTAGCTTATGGTTCGGTCCGATGGTGGAAAATTTTCACCCCGGACCAGTGCTCTGGCATTAACCGTTTTGTTGCGGTTTTTGCTGTCCCACTTCTTTCTTTTCATTTTATCTCTTCAAATAATCCTTACCAGATGAACTATCAGTTTATTGCAGCTGATTCTCTTCAAAAACTTGTTATATTGTCTTCTTTATTCGTGTGGCAATGTATTAGTAAGAACGGGAGCCTTGAGTGGATGATTACGTTGTTCTCCCTGTCAACGCTTCCAAACACTTTAGTTATGGGCATCCCTTTACTCAAAGCCATGTATGGAGATTTTTCTGGATCCCTTATGGTCCAGATTGTCGTGTTGCAGAGCGTGATCTGGTACACGCTCATGCTTTTTATGTTTGAGTATAGAGGTGCGAAGCTCCTCATAACTGAGCAGTTTCCTGAAACTGCCGGTTCAATCACATCATTCCACGTGGAATCTGACGTCGTCTCTTTAAACGGTCGTGAGCCTTTACAGACTGACGCCGAGATAGGAGACGACGGCAAGCTTCACGTGGTGGTGAGGAGGTCTTCAACCGCCTCATCCCGATCTGTTATATCATCTTATAACAAATCATATAATGTTACCGGTATGACCCCTAGGGCCTCTAACTTGACCGGAGTAGAGATCTACTCTGTTCAGTCTTCTAGAGGCCCCACACCTAGAGCTTCCAGCTTTAACCAATCAGACTTTTACGCCATGTTTAGCAAAGCTGGAAGCCCAAAACACGGCTACACTAATAGTTTTGGTGGTGGGGATGTTTTTTCAATGCAATCCTCAAAGGGACCGACTCCAAGAACATCGAATTTTGAAGAAGAAATGCTACAAATAGGAAAGAAAAGAACAGGAGGAAGGAGTATGAGTGGGGAGCTGTTTAATAGtaccaattacaacaacaacaacaaaagcaaTGGTCTAGCTTGTTCTTATCCACCACCAATTCCAAACCAAACCTTTTCATTAGGCTCTACTAGCGCCGCCGGTAGCGACGCCTTAAAGAAGAAAGACGTTGGTGGAGGTGGTGGTAGTGGCGGTGGCGCACCACCACCACCAAGCAACAATAAAGAGCTTCACATGTTTGTTTGGAGTTCAACTGCTTCTCCTGTATCCGAAGGCAACATGAAACATGCAGTTAACAAGGCTGCTTCTGAGTTTGGTGCCATTGATCCATCTAGAGCTATACCCACACCAG TTAACAAAAGACTGATCACTTCAGTTATAACAGAAAATTTGAGTCCCATGACCAAAACATATGGAGAACAAAAGGAGATCGATATAGACGAACCAAAGCTACAAATAAACGGGACCCCATTCAAGAAACTAGGCACCGATGAAGGCGAAAACAAGAGCCATCGGATGCCACCGGCTAGTGTCATGACACGGCTCATTCTGATAATGGTTTGGCGAAAACTTATTAGAAACCCAAACACTTATTCGAGTCTCTTGGGTCTCATTTGGTCTCTGGTTTCATTCAG GTGGGACATTAAAATGCCAACTATAGTAAGTGgatcaatatcaatattatcaaACGCGGGACTAGGAATGGCCATGTTCAGTCTAG GGTTATTTATGGCATTGCAACCAAAAATAATAGCATGTGGGCAACGTGTGGCGACATTTTCAATGGCCGTGAGATTCTTAACTGGTCCTGCAGTCATGGCAGCTACATCCATCGCAATTGGTCTTCGCGGTGTTCTTCTTCATGTTGCTATAGTTCAG GCGGCTCTACCACAAGGGATAGTACCGTTTGTTTTCGCAAAGGAGTATAATGTCCACGCTGATATTTTGAGTACTGC GGTTATTTTTGGAATGTTGGTAGCTTTACCGATAACAATACTTTACTATGTGCTGCTTGGAGTGTAA